The genomic interval AAGAATAGAGTTATAGAGAAATACAGTGTAAAGACAGACAGCAGTGTATCTATTGGAGAGATCCCCGAAGAGCTCTACGAGTGTGCTAGAAACGGTGCAGATGTTTGCCCCGTAGGGGCTATAAAGATCGAGAAAATAGAAGGATGAAAAGATGCAGAGGCTAGGATGTACAGGCTGTGTGTACTTCAAGCCGCACGTCTATGTTCCCTACATAGGTTTCTGCAATGTTTATCGTACAGATGTTATCGATAGAGCC from Thermofilum adornatum carries:
- a CDS encoding ferredoxin, with amino-acid sequence MVKYRVIVDRNACIACGAAPAACPEVFELGSDNGKNRVIEKYSVKTDSSVSIGEIPEELYECARNGADVCPVGAIKIEKIEG